One Coffea eugenioides isolate CCC68of unplaced genomic scaffold, Ceug_1.0 ScVebR1_1601;HRSCAF=2480, whole genome shotgun sequence genomic window carries:
- the LOC113755596 gene encoding E3 ubiquitin-protein ligase CIP8-like, with the protein MPAAAPLEDHSIEFRLAVPEREGYIGNPDDYVDTAGYEALQQNLAETDSDGRRGASPASKASVEALETTEIKSKPEALACAVCKDIVGVGGMVKKLPCDMGFMRIVSYHGWRSRNSALLCSMSCRQIGCRVRGRKEKESSAAAAACPEFFFRGIRRY; encoded by the coding sequence ATGCCCGCCGCTGCACCACTTGAGGACCACTCAATTGAGTTTCGATTGGCCGTGCCTGAAAGAGAAGGGTATATTGGGAATCCAGACGATTACGTAGATACGGCGGGTTATGAAGCGTTGCAGCAAAACCTGGCCGAAACTGATAGCGATGGGCGGCGAGGAGCATCTCCCGCATCAAAAGCTTCTGTAGAAGCATTAGAAACCACGGAGATTAAGTCAAAACCGGAGGCATTGGCTTGTGCTGTATGTAAAGATATAGTTGGTGTTGGAGGAATGGTAAAGAAATTGCCTTGTGACATGGGATTCATGAGGATTGTATCATACCATGGTTGGCGGTCGAGAAATTCTGCCTTGTTATGTAGTATGAGTTGTCGACAGATTGGATGCAGAGTAcgaggaagaaaggaaaaagagagctCTGCTGCCGCTGCCGCTTGCCCCGAGTTCTTCTTCCGTGGCATTAGGCGGTATTAG